In Anolis carolinensis isolate JA03-04 unplaced genomic scaffold, rAnoCar3.1.pri scaffold_14, whole genome shotgun sequence, the following proteins share a genomic window:
- the LOC100552169 gene encoding major histocompatibility complex class I-related gene protein has protein sequence MGLFWCSFLALATVAPFLGCFSGSPSHTLYSFCTSVWEPELHLFNFMAVVQVDGVTIGHYDSQVRRAIPRVPWITRVEEAYPMFWDWVTDRAQKAEMWFGWDMKKLQKLHNQSGGIYTLQSMYGCEMDGDGDRIQGYGLYGYNGEDFLSFDIETRIWTVSDVRAETLKKRWDSNVDRSQKIKDYLERNCIEYLQKFLDYGKEVLTIKEPPTVKVSYDGLKTLTCRVDGFYPKEIDAVWKKDGEVWEQETLRGGVLPNSDGTFHTWLRIEVDPKDRDLYRCHVDHAALEEALDTAWEEPASIPIIIIIIIIAVLSVLVAHAVLLLWYKRNELPKIISKPFERQPLNTGGTKGQSQPDS, from the exons ATGGGACTGTTTTGGTGTTCCTTCCTGGCTTTGGCAACGGTTGCCCCTTTTTTGGGGTGTTTTTCTG GTTCTCCGTCACACACGCTGTACTCTTTCTGCACATCCGTATGGGAGCCGGAGTTGCATCTCTTTAACTTCATGGCCGTGGTGCAGGTGGACGGAGTGACGATCGGTCATTACGACAGCCAGGTGAGGCGGGCCATTCCTCGGGTCCCTTGGATAACGCGTGTCGAAGAagcatatccaatgttctgggaCTGGGTCACTGACAGAGCCCAGAAGGCCGAGATGTGGTTCGGATGGGATATGAAGAAGCTGCAAAAGCTGCACAACCAAAGTGGAG GGATCTACACCTTGCAGAGTATGTATGGCTGCGAGATGGACGGAGACGGGGACCGGATCCAAGGATACGGCCTGTACGGCTACAATGGAGAGGACTTCCTCAGCTTCGATATCGAGACCCGCATCTGGACGGTGTCTGACGTCCGAGCCGAAACGTTGAAAAAGAGGTGGGATAGCAACGTGGACCGGTCCCAGAAGATTAAGGACTACCTGGAGCGCAACTGCATTGAATACCTGCAGAAATTCCTGGACTACGGGAAGGAAGTCCTGACCATAAAAG AGCCCCCAACGGTAAAAGTGAGTTACGACGGTCTGAAGACCCTCACCTGCCGGGTGGACGGCTTTTACCCAAAGGAGATCGATGCCGTCTGGAAGAAGGACGGCGAAGTCTGGGAGCAGGAGACCCTTCGCGGGGGTGTCTTACCTAATTCGGACGGGACTTTCCACACTTGGCTCCGTATCGAGGTTGACCCCAAGGACAGGGACCTCTACCGATGCCACGTTGACCACGCTGCCCTGGAGGAAGCCCTGGACACGGCGTGGGAAGAGCCCG CCTCAatccctatcatcatcatcatcatcatcatcgcagtTTTATCTGTTCTCGTCGCTCATGCCGTTCTGCTCTTGTGGTACAAAA GAAATGAGCTTCCAAAAATTATATCGAAGCCGTTTGAGAGACAACCCTTGAATACGGGAGGCACCAAGGGCCAATCGCAGCCCGATTCCTGA